A portion of the Gasterosteus aculeatus chromosome 12, fGasAcu3.hap1.1, whole genome shotgun sequence genome contains these proteins:
- the ano9b gene encoding anoctamin-9 isoform X1: protein MFFKVSTELHGASTLCRTCSSGYWFQEQMELGDICHDCPSTEALLTSMPTRKTFDYVLVAHIVGDDTDQKTVKQKAFIQQLEKKNITVTRIVYDDKMFYGLRASNDMLENYQYLLKVSDSCNWCGDLRGHHPQTTRIRIIHFILEHTYINNGENLEELFKKGVFETMFCLHEREARKNLKKKWARWSALCKGQPITDIQGYFGEKVALYYLWLGWYTKLLVPAAAVGVFVFLYGLAFFNTNPLIKEVCQSNIIMCPRCDKRCTVWQLSDTCTYAKVSHLFDNEGTVAFAMFMAIWATLFLELWKRTRSRHVSQWKVFDWCEEEEELIMEIVNDPNCQPKKFRHSYLRSTVVLILVTLMLMVIILLAQALVVFRVVAAPLMSEGGWEFMRDHANTVAVMFGAVLHYLTIQIMTRVNRWVSLKLCDVEKTNSSAATERSFTVKMFTFQFFTLFSSLFYVAFFLGRINGRPGDYARIAGWRLEECHPSGCLTDLFIQMAIIMLLKQTLNNIFEFSVPWVKNRLSRNNAKKLQRKCGQRQKKGCRDSQRAEPCHTCNLPDWVSNYHLDNTDNFSLFNEFLEMVVQFSFTTIFVAAFPLAPLLALINNIFEIRLDAIKMVRLERRIVPRKTNDIGVWTKVLEVIGVLAVIANGLVIGVSSDFIPRLVYRYRYGPCANGSSLTHCMQGYINDTLSTAVVSHVAVRNDFLPNQMITDKGFNVTQCSYRDYRSDEDYTLTAQFWLVLAVRFAFVILFEHVVVMCKFIAAWFVPDNPLQVKNDRLMDKLARLKHELQKKRTNESKSTDV, encoded by the exons GAACAAATGGAGCTGGGTGACATATGTCATGACTGTCCGAGCACTGAGGCTTTACTTACTTCAATG CCAACCCGCAAGACTTTTGATTACGTTTTGGTGGCCCACATTGTGGGCGATGACACGGACCAGAAGACTGTCAAACAAAAAGCCTTCATTCAACagcttgaaaagaaaaacatcaccgTCACA CGGATCGTCTATGATGACAAAATGTTTTATGGCCTCCGGGCTTCCAATGACATGTTAGAAAACTACCAGTACCTTCTGAAAGTCTCGGACTCCTGCAACTGGTGTGGCGATTTAAGAGGCCACCACCCCCAAACGACCAG GATCCGAATCATCCATTTCATCCTTGAGCATACCTACATCAACAATGGAG AGAACCTAGAGGAACTGTTTAAGAAGGGTGTGTTTGAAACCATGTTCTGCCTCCATGAG CGAGAAGCCCGGAAAAATCTGAAGAAAAAGTGGGCGCGCTGGTCGGCTCTCTGTAAAGGACAACCAATCACCGACATCCA GGGCTACTTTGGGGAGAAGGTGGCCTTGTACTACCTGTGGCTGGGCTGGTACACCAAGCTGCTggttccagctgctgctgtgggtgtttttgtgtttttgtacggACTCGCCTTCTTTAACACCAACCCTCTCAT TAAGGAAGTGTGTCAGTCCAACATCATTATGTGTCCTCGCTGTGATAAGAGATGTACGGTGTGGCAGCTGTCAGACACCTGCACCTACGCTAAG GTCAGCCACCTGTTTGACAATGAGGGCACTGTGGCTTTTGCTATGTTTATGGCAATCTGGG CCACTTTATtcctggagctgtggaagaGAACCAGATCCAGACATGTTTCTCAGTGGAAGGTCTTTGACTGGTGTGAGGAAGAG GAGGAACTGATTATGGAAATAGTCAATGATCCAAACTGCCAGCCGAAAAAGTTCAGACACTCCTACCTGCGCAGCACCGTGGTCCTCATTCTGGTAACCCTCATG cTGATGGTGATTATTCTCCTCGCTCAAGCCCTGGTGGTGTTTCGAGTTGTGGCCGCCCCCCTAATGTCTGAAGGCGGCTGGGAGTTTATGAGGGACCATGCAAACACTGTGGCTGTCATGTTTGGAGCTGTGCTGCATTATCTCACCATTCAGATCATGACCCGG GTCAACAGATGGGTGTCCCTCAAACTGTGTGACGTAG agaagACCAACTCATCTGCAGCCACAGAGAGGAGCTTCACGGTCAAGATGTTTACCTTCCAGTTCTTCACTCTTTTCTCCTCACTCTTCTACGTGGCCTTCTTCCTGGGCAG GATAAACGGCCGTCCAGGGGACTATGCACGTATTGCTGGATGGAGACTGgaagag tgCCATCCTAGTGGTTGTTTGACAGACCTCTTCATCCAGATGGCCATCATCATGCTCCTCAAACAGACTCTCAACAACATCTTTGAGTTCTCTGTGCC CTGGGTTAAGAACCGTCTGAGCAGAAACAATGCAAAGAAGCTGCAGAGGAAGTGTGGTCAGCGTCAAAAGAAGGGCTGCCGTGATAGTCAGCGTGCCGAACCGTGTCACACCTGCAACCTTCCGGACTGGGTGTCAAATTACCATCTGGACAACACAGACAACTTCAGTCTGTTCAATGAGTTCTTGGAGATGG TGGTCCAGTTCAGTTTCACCACCATATTTGTGGCAGCattccccctcgcccccctgcTGGCTCTCATCAACAATATCTTTGAAATACGTCTGGATGCTATCAAGATGGTCCGCCTGGAGCGGCGGATTGTTCCAAGGAAGACCAACGACATCG GTGTGTGGACGAAGGTGCTGGAGGTGATTGGCGTGTTAGCAGTGATTGCTAACGGCCTGGTCATCGGGGTCTCATCGGACTTCATTCCCCGCCTTGTCTACCGTTACCGTTATGGCCCCTGTGCTAACGGAAGCAGTCTCACACA CTGCATGCAGGGCTACATCAACGACACTTTGTCTACGGCTGTTGTGTCACATGTGGCTGTTAGAAATGACTTTCTCCCCAATCAGATGATCACAGACAAGGGCTTCAACGTCACACAGTGCAG CTACAGAGACTACAGGAGTGATGAGGACTACACACTGACTGCTCAGTTCTGGTTGGTTCTGGCTGTGCGCTTTGCCTTCGTCATCTTGTTTGAG cacGTTGTGGTGATGTGCAAGTTTATAGCGGCCTGGTTTGTCCCTGACAATCCTCTGCAGGTGAAAAATGACCGGCTAATGGACAAACTGGCCCGGCTGAAGCATGAGCTACA GAAAAAACGTACCAATGAAAGCAAGTCAACGGACGTCTGA
- the ano9b gene encoding anoctamin-9 isoform X2 encodes MFFKEQMELGDICHDCPSTEALLTSMPTRKTFDYVLVAHIVGDDTDQKTVKQKAFIQQLEKKNITVTRIVYDDKMFYGLRASNDMLENYQYLLKVSDSCNWCGDLRGHHPQTTRIRIIHFILEHTYINNGENLEELFKKGVFETMFCLHEREARKNLKKKWARWSALCKGQPITDIQGYFGEKVALYYLWLGWYTKLLVPAAAVGVFVFLYGLAFFNTNPLIKEVCQSNIIMCPRCDKRCTVWQLSDTCTYAKVSHLFDNEGTVAFAMFMAIWATLFLELWKRTRSRHVSQWKVFDWCEEEEELIMEIVNDPNCQPKKFRHSYLRSTVVLILVTLMLMVIILLAQALVVFRVVAAPLMSEGGWEFMRDHANTVAVMFGAVLHYLTIQIMTRVNRWVSLKLCDVEKTNSSAATERSFTVKMFTFQFFTLFSSLFYVAFFLGRINGRPGDYARIAGWRLEECHPSGCLTDLFIQMAIIMLLKQTLNNIFEFSVPWVKNRLSRNNAKKLQRKCGQRQKKGCRDSQRAEPCHTCNLPDWVSNYHLDNTDNFSLFNEFLEMVVQFSFTTIFVAAFPLAPLLALINNIFEIRLDAIKMVRLERRIVPRKTNDIGVWTKVLEVIGVLAVIANGLVIGVSSDFIPRLVYRYRYGPCANGSSLTHCMQGYINDTLSTAVVSHVAVRNDFLPNQMITDKGFNVTQCSYRDYRSDEDYTLTAQFWLVLAVRFAFVILFEHVVVMCKFIAAWFVPDNPLQVKNDRLMDKLARLKHELQKKRTNESKSTDV; translated from the exons GAACAAATGGAGCTGGGTGACATATGTCATGACTGTCCGAGCACTGAGGCTTTACTTACTTCAATG CCAACCCGCAAGACTTTTGATTACGTTTTGGTGGCCCACATTGTGGGCGATGACACGGACCAGAAGACTGTCAAACAAAAAGCCTTCATTCAACagcttgaaaagaaaaacatcaccgTCACA CGGATCGTCTATGATGACAAAATGTTTTATGGCCTCCGGGCTTCCAATGACATGTTAGAAAACTACCAGTACCTTCTGAAAGTCTCGGACTCCTGCAACTGGTGTGGCGATTTAAGAGGCCACCACCCCCAAACGACCAG GATCCGAATCATCCATTTCATCCTTGAGCATACCTACATCAACAATGGAG AGAACCTAGAGGAACTGTTTAAGAAGGGTGTGTTTGAAACCATGTTCTGCCTCCATGAG CGAGAAGCCCGGAAAAATCTGAAGAAAAAGTGGGCGCGCTGGTCGGCTCTCTGTAAAGGACAACCAATCACCGACATCCA GGGCTACTTTGGGGAGAAGGTGGCCTTGTACTACCTGTGGCTGGGCTGGTACACCAAGCTGCTggttccagctgctgctgtgggtgtttttgtgtttttgtacggACTCGCCTTCTTTAACACCAACCCTCTCAT TAAGGAAGTGTGTCAGTCCAACATCATTATGTGTCCTCGCTGTGATAAGAGATGTACGGTGTGGCAGCTGTCAGACACCTGCACCTACGCTAAG GTCAGCCACCTGTTTGACAATGAGGGCACTGTGGCTTTTGCTATGTTTATGGCAATCTGGG CCACTTTATtcctggagctgtggaagaGAACCAGATCCAGACATGTTTCTCAGTGGAAGGTCTTTGACTGGTGTGAGGAAGAG GAGGAACTGATTATGGAAATAGTCAATGATCCAAACTGCCAGCCGAAAAAGTTCAGACACTCCTACCTGCGCAGCACCGTGGTCCTCATTCTGGTAACCCTCATG cTGATGGTGATTATTCTCCTCGCTCAAGCCCTGGTGGTGTTTCGAGTTGTGGCCGCCCCCCTAATGTCTGAAGGCGGCTGGGAGTTTATGAGGGACCATGCAAACACTGTGGCTGTCATGTTTGGAGCTGTGCTGCATTATCTCACCATTCAGATCATGACCCGG GTCAACAGATGGGTGTCCCTCAAACTGTGTGACGTAG agaagACCAACTCATCTGCAGCCACAGAGAGGAGCTTCACGGTCAAGATGTTTACCTTCCAGTTCTTCACTCTTTTCTCCTCACTCTTCTACGTGGCCTTCTTCCTGGGCAG GATAAACGGCCGTCCAGGGGACTATGCACGTATTGCTGGATGGAGACTGgaagag tgCCATCCTAGTGGTTGTTTGACAGACCTCTTCATCCAGATGGCCATCATCATGCTCCTCAAACAGACTCTCAACAACATCTTTGAGTTCTCTGTGCC CTGGGTTAAGAACCGTCTGAGCAGAAACAATGCAAAGAAGCTGCAGAGGAAGTGTGGTCAGCGTCAAAAGAAGGGCTGCCGTGATAGTCAGCGTGCCGAACCGTGTCACACCTGCAACCTTCCGGACTGGGTGTCAAATTACCATCTGGACAACACAGACAACTTCAGTCTGTTCAATGAGTTCTTGGAGATGG TGGTCCAGTTCAGTTTCACCACCATATTTGTGGCAGCattccccctcgcccccctgcTGGCTCTCATCAACAATATCTTTGAAATACGTCTGGATGCTATCAAGATGGTCCGCCTGGAGCGGCGGATTGTTCCAAGGAAGACCAACGACATCG GTGTGTGGACGAAGGTGCTGGAGGTGATTGGCGTGTTAGCAGTGATTGCTAACGGCCTGGTCATCGGGGTCTCATCGGACTTCATTCCCCGCCTTGTCTACCGTTACCGTTATGGCCCCTGTGCTAACGGAAGCAGTCTCACACA CTGCATGCAGGGCTACATCAACGACACTTTGTCTACGGCTGTTGTGTCACATGTGGCTGTTAGAAATGACTTTCTCCCCAATCAGATGATCACAGACAAGGGCTTCAACGTCACACAGTGCAG CTACAGAGACTACAGGAGTGATGAGGACTACACACTGACTGCTCAGTTCTGGTTGGTTCTGGCTGTGCGCTTTGCCTTCGTCATCTTGTTTGAG cacGTTGTGGTGATGTGCAAGTTTATAGCGGCCTGGTTTGTCCCTGACAATCCTCTGCAGGTGAAAAATGACCGGCTAATGGACAAACTGGCCCGGCTGAAGCATGAGCTACA GAAAAAACGTACCAATGAAAGCAAGTCAACGGACGTCTGA